The region GGTAGCAAAGTACTGGGCGCTGCGTACGGTGAAAACGGCAGGAAGCTCGAGTATAAGGTCGACACCTGCTTTAACAGCAAGAGCGGCCCGCGACCATTTATCGGCAATGGCCGGCTCGCCGCGCTGTACAAAATTGCCGCTCATAATGCCAATAGTAAACTGAGCTCCCGAAATTCGCCGTGCCTTGTTCAGATGGTGTAAATGGCCGTTATGAAAAGGATTATATTCAACAATCATGCCTACTGATTTCATTACACTTCACCCTGTACTAATTGTATACTAATTTTTCTATTTGTGAAATTTTTTATTAAATAATTTTGGTAGCTGAAGGGAAACTAAGTCAGGTGTCGAACACATAAAAAATGTTGGTAAGTTACGATATTGGGACGAGTGGTCTGACCACAACCAATACATACTTAAAAAAAATTAGGGAGGATTTTATTGTGAAAGTTTTGGTTGTCAACTGTGGTAGTTCATCGCTTAAGTACCAATTGGTCGATATGACTGATGAGACCGTTCTGGCTAAAGGTCTGGTTGAGCGCATCGGTTTGGACGGTTCAGTATTAACCCATCAGCCTGCCGGTAAAGACAAAGTGGTTATTAATGCCGACATTACCAATCATAATATCGGCATTAAACTGGTTATTGAGGCTCTGACTGATGTCCAGCACGGCGTTATTGCCAACATGCAAGAAATTTCGGCTGTTGGCCATAGAGTTGTACACGGTGCTGAGAAATTTGCTGATTCAGTACTTGTTACCCCGGCTGTTATGCAGGCGCTGGAAGAGTGCATTGAAATGGCTCCGTTACATAACCCGCCTAACATTATGGGGATTAACGCGTGTGCAGAAATTATGCCTGGCGTTCCGCAAGTAGCCGTATTTGACACCGCTTTCCATCAAACAATGCCCAAACATGCTTTCCTTTATGCTATACCTTATGAAGCTTATGAGAAATATGGTGTTAGACGTTACGGTTTCCATGGAACTTCCCATAAATATGTTTCCCAACAGGCTGCTGAACTTATGGGTGAACATGTGACTAACCTGCGGCTTATTACTTGTCACCTAGGCAATGGTGCCAGCCTTGCCGCCGTTAAATACGGTAAGTGTGTTGACACTAGCATGGGCTTTACCCCGCTCGAAGGTCTGGTAATGGGCACTCGTTCCGGCGGTATTGATCCGGCCATCATTCCTTTCTTAATGAAGAAAGAAGGTATGACAGCTGACCAGGTTGACAATTACCTTAACAAAAAATCCGGTGTACTTGGCGTGTCTGGCGTGTCGAGCGACTTCCGCGACATTGAAGAAGCGGCCAGCTCAGGTAATGAACGCGCTCAACTGGCGCTTGAAATGTTTGCCTATAGAGTGCGGAAATTTATCGGTTCTTATGTTGCAGCCATGGGTGGTGTTGATGCCATTATCTTTACCGCCGGTCTTGGGGAAAACTCTATTACCATGCGTGACAAAATTTGCAACGGCCTGGAATTCCTTGGGACTAGAATTGATCCGGTTAAGAACAATGTTCGCGGCAAAGCGCAAGAAATCAGTGTTGACGGCGCGAAAGTCAAAATTTTCGTTATCCCGACCAATGAAGAACTTGTTATCGCTCGTGATACTAAAGCTATCTGCAGTAATCTGGTATAAAGTTTTAGTTTAATAGTATAAACAGGGAACGCATTGTTCCTTGTTTTTTGTTTTCTTGACAAACTTCTGCCGTGTCGCTATAATAGATGAAGGTTGAGGTGGAAAATGATGAAAATTAACATCGGGCAGCTACGAAAAGATATCGGTGGGACTCAATCTTTTTCTTTTAAAACTTCGGCTGAAGACCTTGGAGTCGATAACCAACAGGGGCTTTGGTCTGACATTATCACAGTTGAAATTCAGGTCACTAATAAAGGCAATATCTACCAAATAACCGGCACTGTCAATACCGCAATCAATCAGTGCTGCAGCCGGTGTCTTGAACCTATGGTTCATGTACTTAATATTCCGTTCAGTGAAGATTATAAGGAAACGGAACTAGAAGAAATTGATAATTTTTCCAGTCGAGAGATTAATTACTTTACCGGTGACGAAATTGATATTACGGATTTGATCCGTGAGAATATTTTGTTGGCAGAGCCGCTTAAGCCGGTATGTAGTGAAAACTGCCGCGGGTTATGCCCGGAATGCGGCACCAACCTAAACATAGATACCTGCGGCTGCAACCCGATTAAAACTGATCCGAGGCTTGCGGTTTTAGAAAAACTCTTGTCCAAGGACTGAGATATGCAGGTCAGCCAATTTGGTTAAGGAGGTGGAAACAGATGGCAGTACCTAAGCGTAAAATGTCCAAATCCCGTCGCGATAAGCGTCGCGCTAATTGGAAGCTTACTATTCCTGGTTTGGTAGAATGTCCCCAGTGTCACGAAAAGAAAATGCCTCACCGTGTGTGTCCTGAATGTGGTCATTATAATGGTAAAGTTGTGGTGCAAGCAGAATAAAAAAATAGTGAGTGAGCAAGATAAAAGGCAATTAATACTTTATCTTGCTCACTTTTTTGCTTGCAATTTTGAGAGCAACTGGCTATAATTAATGCTATCAATTGGTAATATAACTTGCTGATAAAACTAGGTGATGTTATGGCGCGGGTTCAAAAAAAAATACGGCAAGAACGGTTACGGGAGAAATTGTCCAGTACACCTTTTCTTACTGATGAAGAGTTGGCAACATATCTTGGTGTCAGTGTGCAGACCATCCGCCTTGATCGGCTGGAACTCGGCATCCCCGAACTCAGAGAACGTACTAAACTTATGGCTGAAGAGGCCCAGAACAAGCTCAAGACAATAGCCAGCGCTGACGTTGTTGGTGAACTGATTGACTTAGAGCTGGGTAAATCGGGCATTTCATTAATGACTGTAACATCTGACATGGTGTATGAAAAAACCAAGGTAGCTCGGGGGCACTACATATTTGCGCAGGCCAATTCTTTAGCTTTGGCGATTATTGACGCTCCTATTGCCGTAACCGGGGTGGCTAATATCAAGTATAAGATTGCCGTGCATGAAAGTGAAAAGCTGGTGGCTAAAGCCGAGATCATAAAAAAAAGAGGCAATAAATATTTTATTTGGGTTAAAACTAGGAATGACAGCCAGGAAGTTTTTCGCGCCAAATTTATTATGGTATCACTTGAATCTGATCTACATAAAGAATAGATGTTTAATAGATATGCGTCATTCTGGCGGTTGGTGAAGGGAGATATTGGATGAAGGTTGCCATTGATGCCATGGGCGGAGATTATGCGCCCGGAGAAATTGTTTTGGGCGCGATTCAAGCTGCCAAAGAGTATGTTAATCAAAACCTTGAAATTATTTTAGTTGGCGACCAGGCTCAAATTATCCAAGCGCTTGACCATCAGGGAGACTGGAAGAGTCTTAGGATTAGTGTGCATCATGCTGGTGAAGTAATAGACATGCATGAGTCACCAGGGGCTGCCGTAAGGAAAAAAAAGGATGCCTCGGTAGTGGTTGCTACTAAACTAGTCAAAGAAGGCTACTGTGATGTGGTGATATCTGCTGGCAGTACTGGTGCGGCAGTAGCTGCGGCATTATTTGGCTTGGGACGAATAAAAGGTATTGAGCGTCCAGCCATAGCTACACCTATGCCCAATCTTACCGGTACAACAGTTCTCTTGGATTCGGGAGCCAATGTGGATAGTAAGCCTAAACATTTATTGCAAAATGCTATTATGGGTGCTATTTACGCTGAATATGTGCTTAATATTCCTCGCCCTCGTGTAGGCCTTTTGAATATTGGCGAAGAAGAATGTAAAGGGAATGAACAAGTTCACGCCACATATCCGCTCTTAAAACAACTTAGTACGGTAAATTTTATTGGCAATGTTGAAGGGCGTGATATTCCGAAAGGAACAGTTGACGTTGTAGTTTGCGATGGTTTTGTTGGAAATATTGTTTTGAAACTGGGAGAAGGTTTGGCCAGTGCTATTTTGCAGTTGGTTAAGGAAGCAATTAAAGACAGCGGTTTTTGGACCAAAATGGCGTCCATGTTAGTCCTGCCAGCTTTAAAAGGGCTAAAGAAAAAGCTTGATTATGCTGAATATGG is a window of Sporomusaceae bacterium ACPt DNA encoding:
- the plsX gene encoding Phosphate acyltransferase, with the translated sequence MKVAIDAMGGDYAPGEIVLGAIQAAKEYVNQNLEIILVGDQAQIIQALDHQGDWKSLRISVHHAGEVIDMHESPGAAVRKKKDASVVVATKLVKEGYCDVVISAGSTGAAVAAALFGLGRIKGIERPAIATPMPNLTGTTVLLDSGANVDSKPKHLLQNAIMGAIYAEYVLNIPRPRVGLLNIGEEECKGNEQVHATYPLLKQLSTVNFIGNVEGRDIPKGTVDVVVCDGFVGNIVLKLGEGLASAILQLVKEAIKDSGFWTKMASMLVLPALKGLKKKLDYAEYGGAPLLGVNGGFIICHGSSRAKAIKNAIRVAKEFTEQDVVSHIRENIAKEGVVTNE
- the rpmF gene encoding 50S ribosomal protein L32 produces the protein MAVPKRKMSKSRRDKRRANWKLTIPGLVECPQCHEKKMPHRVCPECGHYNGKVVVQAE
- the ackA gene encoding Acetate kinase; the encoded protein is MKVLVVNCGSSSLKYQLVDMTDETVLAKGLVERIGLDGSVLTHQPAGKDKVVINADITNHNIGIKLVIEALTDVQHGVIANMQEISAVGHRVVHGAEKFADSVLVTPAVMQALEECIEMAPLHNPPNIMGINACAEIMPGVPQVAVFDTAFHQTMPKHAFLYAIPYEAYEKYGVRRYGFHGTSHKYVSQQAAELMGEHVTNLRLITCHLGNGASLAAVKYGKCVDTSMGFTPLEGLVMGTRSGGIDPAIIPFLMKKEGMTADQVDNYLNKKSGVLGVSGVSSDFRDIEEAASSGNERAQLALEMFAYRVRKFIGSYVAAMGGVDAIIFTAGLGENSITMRDKICNGLEFLGTRIDPVKNNVRGKAQEISVDGAKVKIFVIPTNEELVIARDTKAICSNLV
- the fapR gene encoding Transcription factor FapR → MARVQKKIRQERLREKLSSTPFLTDEELATYLGVSVQTIRLDRLELGIPELRERTKLMAEEAQNKLKTIASADVVGELIDLELGKSGISLMTVTSDMVYEKTKVARGHYIFAQANSLALAIIDAPIAVTGVANIKYKIAVHESEKLVAKAEIIKKRGNKYFIWVKTRNDSQEVFRAKFIMVSLESDLHKE